Proteins encoded within one genomic window of Gammaproteobacteria bacterium:
- the cydX gene encoding cytochrome bd-I oxidase subunit CydX: MWYFSWLLGVLLAVSLGIINVMWYEMEQHVDNVAKDQDADES; encoded by the coding sequence ATGTGGTATTTCAGTTGGTTGTTAGGGGTGCTGTTAGCGGTTTCCTTAGGCATTATAAATGTAATGTGGTACGAAATGGAGCAACATGTTGATAATGTTGCCAAAGATCAAGACGCTGACGAGTCGTAA